The following proteins come from a genomic window of Salvia hispanica cultivar TCC Black 2014 chromosome 4, UniMelb_Shisp_WGS_1.0, whole genome shotgun sequence:
- the LOC125185589 gene encoding LOW QUALITY PROTEIN: uncharacterized protein LOC125185589 (The sequence of the model RefSeq protein was modified relative to this genomic sequence to represent the inferred CDS: inserted 1 base in 1 codon; deleted 2 bases in 2 codons): protein MAAQQFNCQNSDAKKSTNKPKTMMFHPLYLFFFICIYSTIKMTSSAASATAYNATEVILLSCGASTITNDTSLRSWDSDQGSKYVPSNAPISSASEALTMDPSVLAVPYKTARVFHSPFTYNFPLSRGQKFLRLYMYPSIYSDANTSQSLFSVNANSFTLFTHFSAFLYSKSLKRPSFMMEFIISIGATEILNLTFTPSPKSYAFVNGIEIVSIPDKLYLDEEGEEIKFVDRLFYLNSNTALQNLYRLNVGGTSVSIEEDSGMFRSWSPDDDYIFYGDMGLTPHDEGIVIHYTNNTPPYVAPPAVYKSARTMTNVSRNLIWAFPVDSGFFYMLRFHFCDFVHKKENDISFTIIINNQTADITVDVIFSAGAPDLPIFKDYITWVPDVGNRGMQDLRLSLVPNVKSGPRYINAMLNGLEIFKLNDSTASFAASNNKLVIDSPPASVPGNPPMKKKNSFVIYTVVGSVISLIVVVAAVSILVLWRQRKSRSTAGTRESGISLRCDTCRYFSIAEIRTATRNFDDSFVIGRGGFGNVYKGFIDNAATTVAIKRLNSTSNQGTCEFLTEIDMLSKLRYLHLVSLIGYCNDNGEMILVYDYMAHGTLRDHICNSNNSPLMWKQRLQICLGAAKGLDYLHTGTKHAIIHRDVKSTNILLDGKWVAKISDFGLSKMGPENESFTHISTNVKGTFGYLDPEYFSTCKLTTKSDVYAFGVVLFEVVSGRAAVDMRLEEEQHSLAGWARLCIQEGKVDQLIDPSLTGQISAACLEAFVGIGGRCIHFQPKERPAMADVVKGLELAMALQQAPNRTSFGMTPYEHSYNFFLFLSLSPAAAQPNPNPDHMAGLISIPMDILVVALVLSFYIIYHYCYDASARGLDASAIKSSASLIPYPMAAQQFNCQNSDAKKSTNKPKTMMFHPLYLFFFICIYSTIKMTSSAASATAYNATEVILLSCGASTITKDTSLRSWDSDQGSKYVPSNAPISSASEALTMDPWVPAVPYKTARVFHSPFTYNFPLSRGQKFLRLYMYPSIYSDANTSQSLFSVNANSFTLFTHFSAFLYSKSLKRPSFMMEFIISIGATQRLDLTFTPSPKSYAFVNGIEIVSIPDKLYLDEEGEEIKFVDRLFYLNSNTALQNLYRLNVGGTXVSIEEDSGMFRRWSPDDDYIFCCDYGWTPHDEGIVIHYTNNTPPYVAPPAVYKSARTMTSISRNLNWAFPVDSGFFYMLRFHFCDFVHEKENGSLFTIIINDQMADITVDAIILAGNPDIPIFRDYITWVPDVENRGKQDLRLSLVPRYISAMLNGLEIFKLNDSTASFAASNHELVIDSPPASVPGNPPMKKKNSFVIYTVVGSVISLIVVVAAVSILVLWRQRKSRSTAGTRGSGVSLRCDTCRYFSIAEIRTATRNFDDSFVIGRGGFGNVYKGFIDNAATTVAIKRLKSTSNQGAPEFLTEIDMLSKLRHLHLVSLIGYCNDNGEMILVYDYMAHGTLRDQICNSINSPLMWKQRLQICLGAAKGLDYLHTGTKHAIIHRDVKSTNILLDRKWVAKISDFGLSKMGPENESFTHISTNVKGTFGYLDPEYFSTCKLTSKSDVYAFGVVLFEVISGRAAVDMRLEEEQHSLAGWARYCIQEGKLDQLIDQSLTGQISAACLEAFVGIGGRCLHLQPQERPAMADVVKGLELAMALQDTHPTQQVEEAGTA, encoded by the exons ATGGCTGCACAGCAATTTAATTGCCAGAATTCAGATGCTAAAAAAAGCACAAACAAACCTAAAACGATGATGTTCCACCCTTTATACTTGTTCTTCTTCATCTGTATATATtcaacaatcaaaatgacCAGCAGCGCTGCCTCCGCCACAGCGTACAACGCCACAGAAGTAATCCTCCTAAGCTGCGGCGCATCAACAATCACAAACGACACCAGCCTCCGGAGTTGGGACAGCGATCAAGGTTCAAAATACGTGCCATCAAACGCTCCCATATCTTCAGCTTCCGAAGCTCTCACTATGGATCCTTCGGTT CTAGCAGTCCCTTACAAGACGGCTCGTGTTTTCCATTCCCCTTTCACATACAATTTCCCCCTCAGTCGAGGCCAGAAATTCCTCCGCCTTTACATGTACCCCAGCATCTATTCCGACGCCAACACTAGTCAATCTCTCTTCTCTGTCAATGCCAATTCCTTCACCCTGTTTACACACTTCAGTGCTTTCCTTTATTCCAAGAGTTTAAAACGACCTTCTTTTATGATGGAATTCATCATTAGCATTGGAGCAACCGAAATACTCAATTTAACCTTCACCCCCAGTCCAAAATCTTATGCTTTTGTAAACGGAATTGAAATTGTGTCTATACCTGATAAACTCTACCTTGATGAAGAAGGCGAGGAAATCAAATTCGTGGATAGGTTGTTTTATCTCAACAGCAATACGGCTTTGCAAAATCTTTACAGGTTGAATGTGGGCGGCACCTCTGTTTCGATAGAAGAAGATAGTGGCATGTTTCGGAGCTGGAGTCCTGACGATGATTACATATTCTACGGCGATATGGGATTGACGCCGCATGACGAGGGGATTGTCATCCACTACACCAACAATACTCCTCCATATGTCGCACCGCCAGCAGTATACAAATCTGCTAGAACAATGACCAATGTCAGCAGAAATTTAATATGGGCA TTTCCGGTTGATTCTGGATTCTTCTATATGCTCCGCTTCCacttttgtgattttgttcacaaaaaggaaaacgacATATCGTTTAcaataataatcaataatcaGACTGCAGATATTACAGTCGATGTCATCTTCTCGGCTGGCGCCCCTGATCTTCCCATCTTCAAAGATTACATAACATGGGTTCCTGATGTTGGAAATCGTGGAATGCAAGACCTGCGGCTATCTTTAGTTCCTAACGTTAAGTCCGGACCAAGATACATCAATGCTATGCTAAATGGAttagaaattttcaaactCAATGATTCGACTGCAAGTTTTGCAGCATCCAACAATAAACTGGTGATCGATTCACCGCCGGCTTCAGTACCAGGGAACCCGccaatgaagaagaaaaacagtTTTGTGATTTACACTGTGGTGGGGAGTGTTATCAGCCTAATTGTGGTGGTTGCAGCCGTGTCTATCTTGGTTCTCTGGCGGCAACGGAAGTCGAGGTCCACTGCGGGAACTAGGGAATCAGGCATCTCCCTGCGTTGCGATACATGCAGATACTTCTCAATCGCCGAGATCAGGACTGCCACCCGCAACTTCGACGACAGCTTCGTCATCGGCAGGGGAGGCTTCGGCAACGTCTATAAAGGATTCATCGATAACGCGGCCACAACAGTAGCAATCAAAAGGCTCAACTCCACCTCCAACCAAGGCACTTGCGAGTTTCTTACTGAGATCGACATGCTTTCCAAGCTTCGCTACCTCCACTTGGTCTCCCTCATCGGCTACTGCAACGACAACGGCGAGATGATCCTGGTATACGACTACATGGCCCATGGCACCCTCCGCGACCACATCTGCAACTCCAACAACTCGCCCTTAATGTGGAAGCAGCGCCTCCAAATCTGCCTGGGCGCCGCCAAGGGACTGGACTACCTCCACACCGGCACCAAGCACGCCATAATCCATCGCGACGTCAAGTCCACCAACATCCTACTTGATGGGAAATGGGTGGCCAAAATCTCAGATTTTGGACTGTCCAAAATGGGACCAGAAAATGAGTCATTCacccacatcagcaccaacgTCAAAGGCACGTTCGGATACTTAGACCCCGAGTACTTCTCGACCTGTAAACTGACGACAAAATCTGATGTATATGCTTTTGGGGTGGTTTTATTCGAAGTTGTATCTGGAAGAGCTGCAGTGGACATGAGACTTGAGGAGGAGCAACATAGCCTAGCCGGATGGGCTCGGCTCTGCATACAAGAGGGAAAAGTGGATCAGCTGATTGATCCCAGCTTGACGGGGCAGATTTCAGCAGCTTGTTTGGAAGCATTTGTTGGAATTGGAGGCAGATGCATACATTTTCAGCCGAAAGAGAGGCCTGCAATGGCAGATGTAGTTAAAGGCCTTGAGTTAGCCATGGCTCTACAACAGGCACCCAATAGAACAA GTTTTGGCATGACACCCTATGAACATTCCTACAACTTCTTCCTCTTTCTATCCCTTTCGCCGGCGGCAGCCCAACCAAACCCCAATCCAGATCACATGGCCGGCCTCATCTCCATCCCCATGGACATCCTCGTCGTCGCCCTCGTCTTGAGCTTCTACATCATCTACCACTACTGCTACGACGCCTCTGCCCGCGGCCTCGACGCGTCGGCGATCAAG TCTTCGGCATCACTTATTCCATATCCTATGGCTGCACAGCAATTTAATTGCCAGAATTCAGATGCTAAAAAAAGCACAAACAAACCTAAAACGATGATGTTCCACCCTTTATACTTGTTCTTCTTCATCTGTATATATtcaacaatcaaaatgacCAGCAGCGCTGCCTCCGCCACAGCGTACAACGCCACAGAAGTAATCCTCCTAAGCTGCGGCGCATCAACAATCACAAAAGACACCAGCCTCCGGAGCTGGGACAGCGATCAAGGTTCAAAATACGTGCCATCAAACGCTCCCATATCTTCAGCTTCCGAAGCTCTCACTATGGATCCTTGGGTTCCTGCAGTCCCTTACAAGACGGCTCGTGTTTTCCATTCCCCTTTCACATACAATTTCCCCCTCAGTCGAGGCCAGAAATTCCTCCGCCTTTACATGTACCCCAGCATCTATTCCGACGCCAACACTAGTCAATCTCTCTTCTCTGTCAATGCCAATTCCTTCACCCTGTTTACACACTTCAGTGCTTTCCTTTATTCCAAGAGTTTAAAACGACCTTCTTTTATGATGGAATTCATCATTAGCATTGGAGCAACCCAAAGACTCGATTTAACCTTCACCCCCAGTCCAAAATCTTATGCTTTTGTAAACGGAATTGAAATTGTGTCTATACCTGATAAACTCTACCTTGATGAAGAAGGCGAGGAAATCAAATTCGTGGATAGGTTGTTTTATCTCAACAGCAATACGGCTTTGCAAAATCTTTACAGGTTGAATGTGGGCGGCA TCGTTTCGATAGAAGAAGATAGTGGCATGTTTCGGAGGTGGAGTCCTGATGATGATTACATATTCTGCTGCGATTATGGATGGACGCCACATGACGAGGGGATTGTCATCCACTACACCAACAATACTCCTCCATATGTCGCACCGCCAGCAGTATACAAATCTGCTAGAACAATGACCAGCATCAGCAGAAATTTAAATTGGGCATTTCCAGTTGATTCTGGATTCTTCTATATGCTCCGCTTCCacttttgtgattttgttcACGAAAAGGAAAACGGCTCATTGTTTACAATTATAATCAATGATCAGATGGCAGATATTACAGTCGATGCCATCATCTTGGCCGGCAACCCTGATATTCCCATCTTCAGAGACTACATAACATGGGTTCCTGATGTAGAAAATCGTGGAAAGCAAGACCTGCGGCTATCTTTGGTGCCAAGATATATCAGCGCTATGCTAAATGGAttagaaattttcaaactCAATGATTCGACAGCAAGTTTTGCAGCATCCAACCATGAACTGGTGATCGATTCACCGCCGGCTTCAGTACCAGGGAACCCGccaatgaagaagaaaaacagtTTTGTGATTTACACTGTGGTGGGGAGTGTTATCAGCCTAATTGTGGTGGTTGCAGCCGTGTCTATCTTGGTTCTCTGGCGGCAACGGAAGTCAAGGTCCACTGCAGGAACTAGGGGATCAGGCGTCTCCCTGCGTTGCGATACATGCAGATACTTCTCAATCGCCGAGATCAGGACTGCCACCCGCAACTTCGACGACAGCTTCGTCATCGGCAGGGGAGGCTTCGGCAACGTCTATAAAGGATTCATCGATAACGCGGCCACAACAGTAGCAATCAAAAGGCTCAAGTCCACCTCCAACCAAGGCGCTCCCGAGTTCCTTACTGAGATCGACATGCTCTCCAAGCTTCGCCACCTCCACTTGGTCTCCCTCATCGGCTACTGCAACGACAACGGCGAGATGATCCTGGTATACGACTACATGGCCCATGGCACCCTCCGTGACCAAATCTGCAACTCCATCAACTCACCCTTAATGTGGAAGCAACGCCTTCAAATCTGTCTAGGCGCTGCCAAGGGACTGGACTACCTCCACACTGGCACCAAACACGCCATCATCCACCGTGACGTTAAGTCCACCAACATCCTACTTGACAGGAAATGGGTGGCGAAAATCTCAGATTTTGGACTGTCCAAAATGGGACCAGAAAATGAGTCATTCacccacatcagcaccaacgTTAAAGGCACGTTCGGATACTTAGACCCTGAGTACTTCTCGACCTGTAAACTGACGAGTAAATCGGATGTATATGCTTTTGGGGTGGttttatttgaagttataTCTGGAAGAGCTGCAGTGGACATGAGACTCGAGGAAGAGCAACATAGCCTAGCCGGGTGGGCTCGGTATTGCATACAAGAGGGGAAACTGGATCAGCTGATTGACCAGAGCTTGACGGGGCAGATTTCAGCAGCTTGTTTGGAAGCGTTTGTTGGAATCGGAGGCAGATGCTTACATTTACAGCCGCAAGAGAGGCCTGCAATGGCAGATGTAGTTAAAGGCCTTGAGTTAGCCATGGCACTACAAGACACACACCCAACACAACAAGTTGAAGAAGCTGGAACTGCTTGA
- the LOC125185568 gene encoding receptor-like protein kinase FERONIA — protein MMFHPLYLFFFICIYSTIKMTSSAASATAYNATEVILLSCGASTITKDIYHRSWDSDQGSKYVPSNAPISSASEALTMDPWVPAVPYKTARVFHSPFTYNFPLSRGQKFLRLYMYPSIYSDANTSQSLFSVNANSFTLFTHFSAFLYSKSLKRPSFMMEFIISIGATQRLDLTFIPSLKSYAFVNGIEIVSIPDKLYLDEEGEEIKFVDRLFYLNSNTALQNLYRLNVGGTSVSIEEDSGMFRSWSPDDYYIFCCDYGWTPHDEGIVIHYTNNTPPYVAPPAVYKSARTMTNVSRNLIWQFPVDSGFFYMLRFHFCDFFHKKENGSLFTIIINDQMADITVDAIILAGNPDIPIFRDYITWVPDVENRGKQDLRLSLVPRYISAMLNGLEIFKLNDSTASFAASNHELVIDSPPASVPGNPPMKKKNSFVIYTVVGSVISLIVVVAAVSILVLWRQRKSRSTAGTRESGISLRCDTCRYFSIAEIRTATRNFDDSFVIGRGGFGNVYKGFIDNAATTVAIKRLNSTSNQGTCEFLTEIDMLSKLRYLHLVSLIGYCNDNGEMILVYDYMAHGTLRDHICNSNNSPLMWKQRLQICLGAAKGLDYLHTGTKHAIIHRDVKSTNILLDGKWVAKISDFGLSKMGPENESFTHISTNVKGTFGYLDPEYFSTCKLTTKSDVYAFGVVLFEVVSGRAAVDMRLEEEQHSLAGWARLCIQEGKLDQLIDHSLTGQISAACLEAFVGIGGRCIHFQPKERPAMADVVKGLELAMALQQATDPIQEVEEAGTIDSIVSVGATQRLLLTFTPNPNSSAFVNGIEIVSMPDKLYLDEEGVEIKHGDGLFNLSTNMALESLYRLNVGGDTVAIQEGGMFRGWSPDDGNVILADSASTLRDNELVIKYTNNTPPYTAPQEVYLSGRTTSNTTLGVLWGFAVDSGFFYLLRFHFCEFVYTKKNERKFTMTINNDGVLDVDIVSLAGGPDIPIFRDCITWLPEVGNRGKAELQLGMASSLETGPLLNGLEIFKVSDTTGSLAIQQRAQPVTDSPPTKASDPGLVMDPPPPKKKNGAVVIYSVVGCVIGVVVVVAAVTFLILRRRQRKSTRGSLRCDTCRYLSIGEIKAATRNFNDSFIIGRGGFGNVYKGVIDNATTTVAIKRLNSTSNQGAHEFLTEIDMLSKLRHLHLVSLIGYCDDNGEMILVYDYMAHGTLRDHICNSNNSPLMWKQRLQICLGAAKGLDYLHTGTKHAIIHRDVKSTNILLDGKWVAKISDFGLSKMGPENQSFTHISTNVKGTFGYLDPKYYTTGKLTSKSDVYAFGVVLFEVISGRGAVDMRLEEEQHSLAGWARYCIQEGKLDQLIDQSLTGQISAACLEAFVGIGGRCLHLQPQERPAMGDVVKGLELAMALQ, from the exons ATGATGTTCCACCCTTTATACTTGTTCTTCTTCATCTGTATATATtcaacaatcaaaatgacCAGCAGCGCTGCCTCCGCCACAGCGTACAACGCCACAGAAGTAATCCTCCTAAGCTGCGGCGCATCAACAATCACAAAAGACATCTACCATCGGAGCTGGGACAGTGATCAAGGTTCAAAATACGTGCCATCAAACGCTCCCATATCTTCAGCTTCCGAAGCTCTCACTATGGATCCTTGGGTTCCTGCAGTCCCTTACAAGACGGCTCGTGTTTTCCATTCCCCTTTCACATACAATTTCCCCCTCAGTCGAGGCCAGAAATTCCTCCGCCTTTACATGTACCCCAGCATCTATTCCGACGCCAACACTAGTCAATCTCTCTTCTCTGTCAATGCCAATTCCTTCACCCTGTTTACACACTTCAGTGCTTTCCTTTATTCCAAGAGTTTAAAACGACCTTCTTTTATGATGGAATTCATCATTAGCATTGGAGCAACCCAAAGACTCGATTTAACCTTCATCCCCAGTCTGAAATCTTATGCTTTCGTAAACGGAATTGAAATTGTGTCTATACCTGATAAACTCTACCTTGATGAAGAAGGCGAGGAAATCAAATTCGTGGATAGGTTGTTTTATCTCAACAGCAATACGGCTTTGCAAAATCTTTACAGGTTGAATGTGGGCGGCACCTCGGTTTCGATAGAAGAAGATAGTGGCATGTTTCGGAGCTGGAGTCCTGACGATTATTACATATTCTGCTGCGATTATGGATGGACGCCACATGACGAGGGGATTGTCATCCACTACACCAACAATACTCCTCCATATGTCGCACCGCCAGCAGTATACAAATCTGCTAGAACAATGACCAATGTCAGCAGAAATTTAATATGGCAATTTCCGGTTGATTCTGGATTCTTCTATATGCTCCGCTTCCacttttgtgatttttttcacaaaaaggaaaacggcTCATTGTTTACAATTATAATCAATGATCAGATGGCAGATATTACAGTCGATGCCATCATCTTGGCCGGCAACCCTGATATTCCCATCTTCAGAGACTACATAACATGGGTTCCTGATGTAGAAAATCGTGGAAAGCAAGACCTGCGGCTATCTTTGGTGCCAAGATATATCAGCGCTATGCTAAATGGAttagaaattttcaaactCAATGATTCGACAGCAAGTTTTGCAGCATCCAACCATGAACTGGTGATCGATTCACCGCCGGCTTCAGTACCAGGGAACCCGccaatgaagaagaaaaacagtTTTGTGATTTACACTGTGGTGGGGAGTGTTATCAGCCTAATTGTGGTGGTTGCAGCCGTGTCTATCTTGGTTCTCTGGCGGCAACGGAAGTCAAGGTCCACTGCGGGAACTAGGGAATCAGGCATCTCCCTGCGTTGCGATACATGCAGATACTTCTCAATCGCCGAGATCAGGACTGCCACCCGCAACTTCGACGACAGCTTCGTCATCGGCAGGGGAGGCTTTGGCAACGTCTATAAAGGATTCATCGATAACGCGGCCACAACAGTAGCAATCAAAAGGCTCAACTCCACCTCCAACCAAGGCACTTGCGAGTTTCTTACTGAGATCGACATGCTTTCCAAGCTTCGCTACCTCCACTTGGTCTCCCTCATCGGCTACTGCAACGACAACGGCGAGATGATCCTGGTATACGACTACATGGCCCATGGCACCCTCCGCGACCACATCTGCAACTCCAACAACTCGCCCTTAATGTGGAAGCAGCGCCTCCAAATCTGCCTGGGCGCCGCCAAGGGACTGGACTACCTCCACACCGGCACCAAGCACGCCATAATCCATCGCGACGTCAAGTCCACCAACATCCTACTTGATGGGAAATGGGTGGCGAAAATCTCAGATTTTGGACTGTCCAAAATGGGACCAGAAAATGAGTCATTCacccacatcagcaccaacgTCAAAGGCACGTTCGGATACTTAGACCCCGAGTACTTCTCGACCTGTAAACTGACGACAAAATCTGATGTATATGCTTTTGGGGTGGTTTTATTCGAAGTTGTATCTGGAAGAGCTGCAGTGGACATGAGACTTGAGGAGGAGCAACATAGCCTAGCCGGATGGGCTCGGCTCTGCATACAAGAGGGAAAACTGGATCAGCTGATTGATCACAGCTTGACGGGGCAGATTTCAGCAGCTTGTTTGGAAGCATTTGTTGGAATTGGAGGCAGATGCATACATTTTCAGCCGAAAGAGAGGCCTGCAATGGCAGATGTAGTTAAAGGCCTTGAGTTAGCCATGGCTCTACAACAGGCAACAGACCCAATACAAGAAGTTGAAGAAGCTGGAACT attgaCTCCATTGTTAGTGTTGGAGCAACACAAAGACTCCTTTTAACCTTCACCCCAAATCCAAATTCTTCTGCTTTTGTAAACGGAATCGAAATTGTGTCAATGCCTGATAAACTCTACCTTGATGAAGAAGGCGTGGAAATCAAACATGGGGATGGGTTGTTTAATCTCAGCACCAACATGGCTTTGGAGAGTCTTTACAGGCTGAACGTGGGCGGCGACACAGTTGCGATACAAGAAGGTGGCATGTTTCGGGGCTGGAGTCCCGATGATGGCAACGTAATCTTGGCAGATTCTGCTTCCACGCTTCGTGATAACGAACTTGTGATCAAATACACCAACAACACTCCTCCCTATACCGCGCCGCAAGAAGTGTACCTATCTGGTAGAACAACATCTAACACCACCCTAGGTGTATTGTGGGGATTCGCAGTTGATTCTGGATTCTTCTATCTGCTCCGCTTCCacttttgtgaatttgtgtaTACAAAGAAGAACGAAAGAAAGTTCACGATGACCATCAATAACGACGGGGTCTTAGATGTCGATATCGTCTCATTGGCCGGTGGCCCTGATATTCCCATCTTCAGAGACTGCATAACATGGCTGCCAGAGGTTGGAAATCGCGGAAAGGCTGAACTTCAGCTAGGTATGGCGAGTTCCCTTGAGACAGGCCCTTTGCTGAACGGCTTAGAAATTTTCAAAGTAAGCGACACGACAGGAAGCTTAGCCATTCAGCAAAGGGCTCAACCCGTGACAGATTCACCGCCAACGAAGGCTTCCGACCCTGGCCTCGTGATGGATCCACCGCCACCGAAGAAGAAAAACGGCGCTGTTGTAATTTACAGTGTGGTGGGGTGTGTTATCGGCGTGGTTGTGGTGGTTGCAGCCGTGACTTTCTTGATTCTCCGGAGGCGGCAGCGGAAGTCAACAAGGGGATCCCTGCGTTGTGATACATGCAGATACTTGTCAATCGGCGAGATCAAGGCCGCCACCCGCAACTTCAACGACAGCTTCATCATCGGCAGGGGGGGCTTTGGCAACGTCTACAAAGGCGTCATCGACAACGCGACCACAACAGTAGCAATTAAAAGACTCAACTCCACCTCCAACCAAGGCGCTCACGAGTTCCTTACCGAGATCGACATGCTCTCCAAGCTTCGCCACCTCCACTTGGTCTCCCTCATAGGCTACTGCGACGACAACGGCGAGATGATCCTGGTATACGACTACATGGCCCATGGCACCCTCCGCGACCACATCTGCAACTCCAACAACTCGCCCTTAATGTGGAAGCAGCGCCTCCAAATCTGTCTAGGCGCTGCCAAGGGACTGGACTACCTCCACACTGGCACCAAGCACGCCATCATCCACCGCGACGTTAAGTCCACCAACATCCTACTTGACGGGAAATGGGTGGCGAAAATCTCAGATTTTGGACTGTCCAAAATGGGACCAGAAAATCAGTCATTCACTCACATCAGCACCAACGTGAAAGGCACGTTCGGATACTTGGATCCAAAGTACTACACTACCGGTAAACTGACGAGTAAGTCTGATGTATATGCTTTCGGGGTGGTTTTATTCGAAGTTATATCTGGAAGAGGTGCAGTGGACATGAGACTCGAGGAGGAGCAACATAGCCTAGCCGGGTGGGCTCGGTATTGCATACAAGAGGGGAAACTGGATCAGCTGATTGACCAGAGCTTGACAGGGCAGATTTCAGCAGCATGTTTGGAAGCGTTTGTTGGAATCGGAGGCAGATGCTTACATTTACAGCCGCAAGAGAGGCCTGCCATGGGAGATGTAGTTAAAGGCCTTGAGTTAGCCATGGCATTACAATAG
- the LOC125218877 gene encoding uncharacterized protein LOC125218877, protein MAREEAEQGGWGAGSVVALLVVAMLLLLLPLGMAPGPVQPPSFSLLFVFPLFLAAILFFLFLASQTD, encoded by the coding sequence ATGGCTAGGGAGGAGGCTGAGCAAGGCGGATGGGGGGCGGGGTCGGTGGTGGCGTTGCTTGTTGTAGCAATGCTTCTACTCCTCCTGCCACTCGGGATGGCGCCCGGCCCGGTCCAGCCACCTTCGTTTTCGCTGCTCTTCGTCTTCCCTCTCTTCCTGGCCGccattctcttcttcctcttcctagCCTCCCAGACAGATTAG
- the LOC125218460 gene encoding uncharacterized protein C6C3.02c-like, giving the protein MARRSSGGRSRPAPRPAARSPPPQKVSSAPPPAPVQGGSGGSMLSGIGSTIAQGMAFGTGSAMAHRAVDAVMGPRTIQHETVASEAAAAPAPSMGGSDACGVHNKAFQDCLNSYGSDITKCQFYMDMLVECRRNSGSSMSA; this is encoded by the exons ATGGCTCGCCGTAGCTCCGGTG GAAGATCTCGCCCAGCCCCTCGTCCAGCTGCACGTAGCCCGCCTCCTCAGAAAG TGAGCAGCGCTCCTCCTCCAGCTCCGGTCCAAGGTGGCTCCGGTGGATCCATGCTTAGTGGCATTGGTTCAACCATTGCTCAGG GGATGGCATTTGGTACTGGAAGCGCAATGGCACATAGGGCAGTTGATGCCGTTATGGGCCCACGCACAATTCAGCATGAAACCGTTGCATCCGAAGCTGCTGCAGCCCCAGCACCCAGCATGGGTGGATCTGATGCATGTGGCGTGCACAACAAGGCTTTCCAGGAT TGCCTGAACAGCTATGGAAGTGACATCACCAAGTGCCAGTTCTACATGGACATGCTTGTTGAGTGCCGCAGAAACTCTGGTTCTTCGATGAGCGCCTAA
- the LOC125218181 gene encoding GATA transcription factor 24-like, protein MYGTPHPSAMNDAAADHPAPHLDDGNDADDIDNDPDGTTSHHPSSEIRYDAAHSPHALAALDTALYAPDLTAEPPADQLTLSFQGEVYVFDSVSPDKVQAVLLLLGGYEVPTGIPTPGMTPQNHRNVGDYPARSSQPQRAASLNRFREKRKERCFEKKIRYTVRKEVALRMQRKKGQFTSSKSVLDEPGSCSADWNGNPGPEEPETSCTHCGISSKATPMMRRGPDGPRTFCNACGLKWASKGVLRDLTKVPIIMQQHPMKLDGETNGENPGITPSNMITSSCGGDN, encoded by the exons ATGTACGGAACGCCACACCCCTCCGCCATGAATGACGCCGCCGCCGACCACCCCGCGCCCCACCTCGACGACGGAAACGACGCCGACGACATCGACAACGACCCCGACGGCACCACCAGCCACCACCCCTCTTCCGAGATCAGGTACGACGCGGCCCACTCGCCGCACGCCCTCGCCGCCCTCGACACGGCCCTCTACGCCCCCGATTTGACGGCGGAGCCGCCCGCCGACCAGCTCACCCTCTCCTTTCAGGGCGAAGTTTATGTCTTCGACTCTGTTTCCCCTGATAAG GTTCAGGCAGTTTTGTTATTGTTGGGTGGGTACGAAGTGCCGACTGGTATTCCTACCCCGGGGATGACACCTCAGAACCATAGG AACGTGGGTGATTATCCAGCAAGGTCGAGTCAGCCTCAGAGGGCTGCCTCTTTGAACCGGTTTAGAGAGAAGAGGAAAGAACGGTGTTTTGAAAAGAAGATCCGTTATACAGTTCGCAAAGAAGTTGCCCTCAG GATGCAGCGTAAGAAAGGTCAGTTCACGTCATCAAAATCAGTGCTTGACGAACCGGGATCATGTTCTGCTGATTGGAATGGGAATCCTGGCCCGGAAGAGCCGGAAACCTC ATGCACACATTGTGGGATCAGCTCAAAAGCCACTCCTATGATGCGACGTGGACCGGACGGGCCAAGAACTTTTTGTAACGCTTGTGGTCTCAAGTGGGCCAGCAAg GGAGTTTTGAGGGACCTGACAAAGGTTCCCATAATAATGCAGCAGCATCCTATGAAG CTCGATGGGGAAACTAATGGCGAGAACCCCGGCATAACCCCTTCCAACATGATCACATCTTCCTGTGGCGGCGACAACTAA